The Silene latifolia isolate original U9 population chromosome X, ASM4854445v1, whole genome shotgun sequence genome contains the following window.
GTGGCAAAATCTCTTGGTCCTCCGGGTGGTTGAAATCACGCAACAAGTCTATGGCCGCCCTTAGTTTAACCGGGTCACTGTGCCTCACATCATCCACTAATTTCTCCCATAAATCACCGTCATTTTTCGGCATTTGTTGAGGAATATCATACACCAATGTCTTCCAAAAGACATGAATATCCTCGAGATGGACCCTCTTACCTCTTCCGTGCAAAGATACCAAATTGCATGCACAAGGTAATCCATGAGTCGTTCGCATCACGTGTCGGCATCGATCATTCAATCTGATACCCAAACCAAGGCCTCTAGTAAGTTCTTTTTCCATTAACTCTATGGCCTTAGTAGACACGTTTCCTTGCAATAAGGAGAAAGTACGAGATGTTCTCCTTGGTTTACTCATTTCATCTTCGAGTTCTTTCTTAATCTTCGAGTGTTGACTTTCAAGCATGCCGTGGATACGGGACTACATGGAGTCAAGTGTGAGATGCTTTGACTTCAGCCAAGCCTTCAATAGAGAATGTGCTGACTCAACACGGGAAGTTGTCGTGTTACCAAAATGTAAGACCTCGTTTGTATAGCATAAAACGAACTTCCCTGCGTGTTGACCCCAAGTTGTCTGTACATAATCCTCCATTTTCGGCCACTTACGTTAGAAACACTGCCACGCACGCTGAAACGATTCCTCGGTAACTGAATTGATCACCCTAAACCAACCGTCTTCTTCATTTGAGATGACAAATTTCCTCATACTTTCAGTTTGGTATGTTGTCAAGGCTTTTGCATTGATGGCTTTGTTCACATGCCATCTACACAACAAATGCTCAGCCCGGGGAAATACTTGCTCAAGAGTGCTGATCAAACCCAATTCCCGGTCGGTGACAAATACAGCAGGGGACGCTACTCCGGTGGCATCTAAAATCGCAGCTAACTTTCTCAACAGCCACTTGTAATTCACGTCAGACTCGGTAGGAATCATCGCACATGCAATTAAGAAGGACGATCCCGTGGGTGTCACACCAACCATCTCAATGAGTGGATTCTTGTAAATGTTGGTTTTATAAGTCGAATCCATGAGGACGACATAAGGATAAGCCCGGCACAACTTAATCGCTTCAGGATGAGCCATGAAAATGTGAGTCAACTCTTTTGACTCCTCGGAATCAATCTCGTAGAAGTAGACGTATTTCGCTGCCACCGCTAGAGCCAACATTTGCTGAGCGGTGTTTCTTTCACCCATTTCTTCTTTCTTAATTTTCCTTGTTTCATTATACAGTTGGGTGCTTGACGGTTGAGGTTTTTCGGGCGATCTCAAATGAAGACCATTTTTAATATCCCTCGGTTGAACCCCGGCCAATGTTTGTTGCCTAACATATGCCTTCTCTTCCGCGTCCAATCCCGCAAAGTGCCGATCCCCGTCCTTATAAACGGCTACGTTGTGGTTGTGTAGTCCAGCACCCTCGGAGGTTACAATGTTCCACACCACCGTCTCTTTATCATTTTTAGACACGAAATTTTGAACGGCACGAATACGAAACTTGCATGAACACTTCTGCGACCTCCTTGGCTTTTCAAGATCGTCCGATTCTTTTGGTTTACCATGTCTTTTACATCGAAAATAACTTGCCAACAACCCGTTCTTTTTCCTATTTTTAGCTCCGttatttgctttaaccaaagcaaaCCCATTCTCGAATGCGATTTTCTGAGCCCAATTGAAAGCATCGTCATGTGTTTCGAAATCTATAGTAGTCtcgaacaacgggttgtaatcaaTTGGATTATCGCCAAAATCCTCCCACGATTCCTGTTACAAGCAATAAGGACtataataagacaataaaaaggattCATATACTACATAAGTTGCgtaaaacgaaagaaaaacatgtaaaaacgaGTAGAAAACGAGTTATTCATGCCTAAAACACGAGACCCAACAAACGACCGCGGCCAAACATTACTTTTCATCGATCAACCGCGGACGAACAACGAAAACCAACTTTAATCCACGGCCAAACAATGAAAATCAAcatttgaccacggccaaacaatgaaatccaacgtttgaccacggccaaacattgAATTCCAACGTTTGACCACGACCAAACATTCAATTCCAACGttggaccatggccaaacgtggAAATCAAACGttggaccatggccaaacgtggAAATCCTTTGTTTGGTCCGTGGCAAACGTTGGTTTCCAACGTTTGGACCGTGGTCTGAACGTTGGTTTCCAACTTTGGCCATGGTTCATCTTTCGGGGGACATTTTTCAGATTACGCAACAAATTCAAACATTCGCTACTACTAAGTTAATAcgtcaagtaattcaactatcgaatagaatgaacgatgcgcaaaaaaaattgaaaaattaagcaaATGATTAAGTTGTTTACGTACCGTTGAATCGAGATTTGacatattgttaattgttgttgttgttgttgtttgttttgaatttagttgagtttgagagaattttttttagagagagaaagtcaaaagggcagtcatcgtcttttttatgaaaaacgtcgtcgatatttactaaaacgtcgtcgatataaatcagcccccttgtaatatttaagtgttaaatgattacattaataattaattatgtaagatagttaaacatatgacttataatcatgtgtgggacaaatgacaaaaggcaaaaatggaccaaaataggtccaatatttcggccatattaagagcacaagagatgctcttttgtcttttgttagtgttggttattgtgtaattgtgacatatcacacaagccTTTTCATGCTACATCTTACACACATGCTCCCTATACTCTACCTACACTAAacaaaagagtaaaaacaaaagcaacaaGATTCCCTATATGGGGaatggccaccggttttggccttATAAgatgagcatttgttgctcattttttgttgttgttgttagctTGTTTTTCCTCTCTactttccctcacatgcaaagtaacaaaactctctaaaaatactaatacacattactagaggtagtaatactagaaatattagtattattaaggttacatttctactacatatctagttaatattagtaggaatttttgggattaatcttgggtgcaacttattggagtgtcttctatacttggagtcttaggaggatcatccatcatattaagctcaagaacaagtgaaggaaggtaaccttacttgtgcccaatatttcgaaccaatcatcaatgtaagggacattgtttttcttataaatctttcatattgttatgcatgcactagatctaaagaacaaataattaacaagttaattagttcactattagagtagtctaataataggtatatgaatctaacaagtggtatcagagcataaggatgttgcatgcataatcggttattgtttttccgagttaaaagattaacatataaaacttaaaaatttgtgatttataagtataagccacgaaatcaccatgcatgttatatattctggtcctaaaatgtttttaggtcatttttatggtttatggaaatttattgctcattttaatgatttttggtcattttattacatttttatgactaaaatgggaattaaaatgcttaaaatagttaaactaagtttctgaccttggaaattttatatgacctcacatgcatattttacaagttgtgtgtaaaaagtcgagttaatttgattaatattgcatgatttatgatttttatgagataaaaatggattaaaagaggtaaaatggttaaaattagttaaatctcGAATTAAACCATGATcgtttaatatgatgtcacatgcataatttacaaagagtatgtaaatttctagattaaaagatctcttttagcatgatttatggatttttagagtaaaaatggcataaatagtgactattttagcaaaattag
Protein-coding sequences here:
- the LOC141620493 gene encoding protein FAR1-RELATED SEQUENCE 2-like, whose translation is MSNLDSTESWEDFGDNPIDYNPLFETTIDFETHDDAFNWAQKIAFENGFALVKANNGAKNRKKNGLLASYFRCKRHGKPKESDDLEKPRRSQKCSCKFRIRAVQNFVSKNDKETVVWNIVTSEGAGLHNHNVAVYKDGDRHFAGLDAEEKAYVRQQTLAGVQPRDIKNGLHLRSPEKPQPSSTQLYNETRKIKKEEMGERNTAQQMLALAVAAKYVYFYEIDSEESKELTHIFMAHPEAIKLCRAYPYVVLMDSTYKTNIYKNPLIEMVGVTPTGSSFLIACAMIPTESDVNYKWLLRKLAAILDATGVASPAVFVTDRELGLISTLEQVFPRAEHLLCRWHVNKAINAKALTTYQTESMRKFVISNEEDGWFRVINSVTEESFQRAWQCF